One region of Armigeres subalbatus isolate Guangzhou_Male chromosome 3, GZ_Asu_2, whole genome shotgun sequence genomic DNA includes:
- the LOC134227798 gene encoding uncharacterized protein LOC134227798, which yields MEEPENETSTEGLFLEANVEITSASESEDVVLMQYGEGFDDPLDLDVSASKYSPQFLDEEYLQNDDSWSANNSNESVGMQSAGSSAGRKRCQSEPSDGTAGSPTKKPNEPYKFHFKAAVFEKRFKNQKSLDPCGSLSVGGNSVENVVKQVWDFCSKFIHRAAIFNDSIHETLDD from the exons ATGGAGGAGCCGGAAAATGAAACCTCCACGGAGGGCCTTTTTTTGGAAGCAAACGTCGAAATTACAAGTGCAAGTGAAAGTGAGGATGTTGTTTTAATGCAATACGGTGAAGGATTCGATGACCCGTTAGATTTGGATGTCAGTGCTTCGAAATATTCACCACAGTTCTTGGACGAGGAATATCTTCAAAATGATGATTCCTGGAGCGCCAATAACAGCAATGAAAGTGTCGGTATGCAATCTGCAGGTTCTTCAGCAGGACGAAAG AGATGTCAATCCGAGCCTTCCGATGGAACTGCTGGGTCTCCGACGAAGAAACCCAATGAGCCATACAAGTTCCACTTCAAAGCGGCCGTGTTTGAAAAACGTTTCAAGAACCAAAAATCGCTAGATCCGTGTGGGTCGCTATCGGTAGGAGGCAACAGTGTTGAAAATGTTGTAAAACAAGTCTGGGATTTTTGCTCCAAGTTCATCCACCGAGCAGCCATATTCAACGACTCAATTCACGAAACTCTGGATGATTAG
- the LOC134222390 gene encoding uncharacterized protein LOC134222390 yields MRDIREKVLNHHASRNTVYHCLYGYYYLGYSKARLAKIYAKHPSTITSWINSYERNECFDRKERAKVYLRFGTEERTWIVNTYRENPVLFLDEAKFKFTQRFQKSISTASISRILLSEGYTWKVLERRAVQLRQTEIYRFFIELNEFHWDIHNLLFLDEVSCDNRSMLRTKGYAPVGEKLVYRGEFVRRPRCSLLSFLGCNGILETYSTEGTFTRAKFFDCIRQFISSGKAKQYPGQYSLWIMDGARIHCHRSIVEYLRSMGIIVIFLPAYAPFYNPIELVFGYIKKYLKRTYVENSSEDLAIIIAKAFKSFKNRDCVNIFRKAGYLPGGTFDPSIGLCQNNV; encoded by the coding sequence ATGCGCGATATTCGGGAAAAAGTGCTGAATCATCATGCTTCACGCAACACTGTCTACCATTGCCTGTATGGATATTATTATTTAGGTTATTCCAAAGCCCGGCTTGCAAAAATTTACGCCAAACATCCTTCAACTATTACTAGCTGGATTAATTCGTATGAACGGAACGAATGCTTCGATCGTAAAGAGAGGGCTAAAGTGTATCTGCGATTCGGGACGGAAGAACGGACATGGATAGTCAATACGTACAGAGAGAATCCGGTACTGTTCTTAGACGAGGCCAAATTTAAATTCACACAACGTTTCCAAAAATCTATCAGCACTGCTTCGATAAGTAGAATCTTACTGTCTGAAGGCTACACCTGGAAAGTTTTGGAGCGTCGTGCAGTTCAATTGCGACAAACGGAGATATAccgttttttcattgagttAAATGAGTTTCATTGGGATATCCATAATCTGTTGTTCTTAGATGAAGTATCTTGCGATAACCGGAGTATGCTCCGAACTAAAGGCTATGCACCCGTAGGAGAGAAACTTGTATACCGAGGTGAATTTGTACGACGACCCCGCTGTTCTCTTCTAAGTTTTCTCGGTTGCAACGGAATACTTGAAACGTATTCAACTGAAGGTACCTTCACTCGGGCCAAATTTTTTGATTGTATTCGTCAATTCATATCATCTGGTAAAGCGAAGCAATATCCAGGTCAGTATTCCTTGTGGATTATGGACGGAGCAAGGATACATTGTCACCGATCTATTGTCGAGTATCTTCGTTCAATGGGAATAATTGTAATATTTTTGCCAGCCTATGCACCATTCTACAATCCTATTGAACTGGTCTTCGGATATATAAAAAAGTACTTAAAAAGAACTTACGTAGAAAACAGCTCAGAAGATCTAGCTATAATAATAGCGAAAGCattcaaatccttcaaaaacagGGACTGCGTAAACATTTTTCGTAAGGCTGGATATTTGCCCGGCGGTACTTTCGACCCCAGTATTGGATTATGTCAAAATAATGTGTAA